In Glycine soja cultivar W05 chromosome 10, ASM419377v2, whole genome shotgun sequence, the genomic stretch atgaaaatgaagttgAGCCAGACACAGATGAAGTTGATGATGATGACTTGTTCCCTGAAAGTAGTTTGATGCCGACTGAGAATGATCTTCTGTGCTGGTTACTTCCATCCTCACCTGTCTTGTCTTTGTAGCTTCTCATGACAGAATTGGAGGGCTGATGATATCTGTCCCTATGAATTTGGCCATATGAATGTTTCTTTGCCACTTGAACATGCTTGTTTAAATTTTCCCTGGCCTTGGAAACCGATCCTTCATCCGCAACTTTTGTTGAGGTTGCATAGGTTTCATATGAGCAACCAGATTTTCCAAACCAAGACTTGAGATAAGCCCTTGAAGCCTTCAACTTTGAACCTAGTGAAGACTGCTTCAGTTTCTTGGTCCATGACTTCTTCTGGTTTTCAGCAGCAAATCCACTTGTATCTGTTGGGCAGTCAAAGTTGTAATACTCTTCAGGGTTTAGTTCCCTACTTACTTGACAAGAATCAGATGGAGAGATGTTGCAGGATTCAAATGGGGTGCCTGCAGTAGGTGTTGTGTAGGTAGTGGCTAGAGGAGTGCTATAGAACTCTTCAAAGATATCATTTTCCTTGTCATAAGGGGAGGGGGAGTTTTGAAGGAGTTTTTCAACCATTTGTAACCGAGGAGGAAGGTGAAGAGGGAGGAGCTTTCCTTTGTAGAAAAGCTCATCGGCTGGTAAGGTGGTTGTATCTTTCTCTTGAAGAATGGAGGACATTTGGAATTCAAATTCTCTAGGCTGTGGATGAGATTGAGAATGGCAGAAGAAGTTGGAGTATGAGTTGACTTCCATGTCAATGTAATCATCTTCTGCAGGGTCACATGCAAAGAGTGTAGTGGCCATTTAAGCCTCTCAGGTACACAAACTCAGGTATTTTGGACTTCTTCCTATGAGGGGATAACAGCTAATGGTAGATGAGCTTTTATTATGGAAAAATGAAGAGTAGTACTAGTACAGCTGCTTTTGGAAGTGCATAAAATCATATATTCAAAAAGCATTATCCTGGAATTAGTGGTATTCTAATCttattgcttttttattttttatttcatgtctTGTCATTATTGAAGGAGTTTGTCTGCAAGCATccaaatgtaaaattaaaatctggTTGATTTTCTTATGGGGGGAAGCACTGACCCACCCAACATAAACTTTGTTTGTGGCTTATTTCTCATTGGGATTGCTACTTTTATAATTTACTTGCTGCTAATGGTAACTAGCATGACACGGTTTCCATTATTTTGTTTCCTCAAGGAACTAATAATGTAGAGAAATTGACCAAAAACTGCAGTGTGGCTCAGGTTAGTTACTTGGTTAGTGCAGTTGGCATGAAGAAGTCTTGTACAATGGCAAGCTAGAATCAAGATATTACATGATGATTGTAGCAATTGATTTGATTACTTTCTAACAAGATATAATGGGGTGGTCGAATCTTAAAAGAAAGTAAACATCTTAATTCAAAAACCTTCATTTAATAGTGAACTACAATTTTCTGTATGGGTTATTTCAAGAAGAAGGGGATGGATGGTTgaatgatatttatatttatcttgtCAATTATTTCTTGAAAAGCTGTTTTGGAATCTTGTGTAACACACAACAATTTTCCATGCAATCAAATTGGGTTTATGAACAAGATATGTCCCACGGCATGCACTTTGGCATTCATGTTAGTACTTATGATTGTGCTGTGCACCAAAATGAACATATGATTAGGAAAGGGGAGTACGTGGTACACATGATTAAGTAACAGTTGAGGTTACATTCTTCCACTTTCAACTGGGTTCCTTTCTGCCTTTGTTTTTAACGCACTTTAGTATAATTTGCACACGGGAAAAGAAAAGCACTGCCAAACCTTTTGGTGTACACGGATGCAAAACATGGGCATCTTTTCCATTCATTTGTAATTAttcttgtcttctttttttttatagccacttttgtgtttattaattttcattttgaaaaatgtaagTGAATAAAGTAAATATAGTAAATGCACACAGAGAACAAGAATGACCCGACAAGTAATGGTGGGAGAAGGGACTGAGGCCGGAATGCCTGCAAAGCTCGAGAGTTTGTTTTGTCATAATCTTTTGGGATTACCATCCCTTTCCTTTATCCATTTTTTTAGTCACAAACGAAACAAGGTCCcaacttttcctcttttttcccCCAGTTTCAGATTattatttgctaaaaaaaacACCACCAAGTATGGTTTGGTTCTTTCTGTCGATGAAGGTCCTAGGTATGCTAACCTTACTTTCATGCCCAATTTGTCGCCAAGTTAGGTTGTCGAGcaattcctttttattttctgaaacctacttaatttataatacaatGTCGAGATTGATTAAACTGCATCCCTACTTTATTTTTGTTACCGGAAGGGATCAGATTAAAAAAGTACTACGTTTCCTTGTTACACCAATAAGCTTCTTTTTTGCCCAATCAAATATACCATCCACCTCAGGACTAATAATAAACTTTGTGCATTTGTCCAACATGTATACTAGATTCATGAGTCGTTTCTACTAATCatgttaacaaaattaacaagatTAATAGTGGTCACTGGTGAACAAATTTCAGCAATACCAGGTGACGACGTGTATGACATAGTATTCCTGGGAATCACGTTTATTCTTTGATGTATTTAAAAATACCTTTGGTTAGCTTTTAAGATTCTTAGgaatatttcttaaatttaaaaattattgaattaaaaaataaaaataaaaatgaaagttatAATGAGATTAGAAAATAACTACCCTCATTCCCATCTTTTAACATGGAAATAAGAATGCATTAAAACATGATGTTATTACTTGAGGCAAACAAACTGATCCTTAGTTCCTAgaataaactttttaatttgtGAAGCAAACATTTTGGTATCGAAAAGAAATAGACTTTTTTTggcaataagaaaataaatattttggtaAGTCTAGCATAAACGAgaggttatatttttttacatttgttgttttacttttataaataacttttttataacGATGTGACAAAAATTTGTTGTAAAAAGGTTAAGCAttcttagttaatttttttagacattcatttttttcccacTGTTCTACTCATCTAAatcttcaccaaaaaaaaaaaacatcatctaAACAAGTGAGAAAAAATTCCTCcaacatttctttttaatttatatatatctaaACAACACATTTTCTCTAtctgtatttatttttcttatttttttccctttctattTTCACTCCACTCCAAACATACCATAAATAAATACAGATGACACGAGCCATCAGTGGGCTTACGTTTCCATCTATGCACACCAATATCATCCGAAGTTCAAAATTCTAACCATACTGATCATTTCAAATCTTTTGTTGACTGGGCTGCAAGTTGCAAACCCGTTAATTTACAGAAGAATAAAGAAATTATGCTATGTAATGTTTACAAATTCAAAGGAATCCGATCCAGATTGAAGCTTCATTAACAGCCGACCTATGGCTTACAAATTTATGGTACTTGCACTTCATCATAAAAATGCAACAGCAAGCATTAATTACTCATAAATAACCTAACTACTTGCTTAATTCTCTTTCAAGCTCATCAAATTCCCAATCACCAATTTCCTCTGCTGAATAATCCTTACTAACCTTCCCAAACTCAGATTCCAGCTTAGCTAATTCCGCTTCATGATCCAATATCTGGTCTGTCTTAACTGAAGGTGATTTTGGTTGCTCATCTGTTTCTGGCTTTGAAAGCTCGATACCTTGAGCTGCAGCACCTTGAGCTGGAACAGAAACTGAAGGAGTAGCATCAGACTTTTTCTCCAAAGGTGGCGTTTCAGCTTTTGCAGGGATCTCTATTTCAAGAATTGGTCTCTCAATAGACTCAAATTGAGTTCGCAACTTTTCAATGGCATCAAACAGCTCTATAACTCTCTCCTCATCTTTCCTGGATTCATGAGCCCAATAAGCAAAGGCTAAAAGGAGATAATATAGTACAATGGAAGCTGATGCAACGCTAATCCTCTACACAAGGAAACGGAATTTATAACATCTTGTATTtccataaatgataaaatgttccacgggaagaaaacaaaatggtTTTAGGGTCAGCCAGTTAGAAGAGTTCCAATTTACTGCTGGatttagaaattatatttattttgaacttGTATCAACCAACTGTCCAATTCACAAATTAGTAAAGCCCCCATAAAGTTATCtagaaagaaaatacaaaacctGGAAATTTTCCCGTGTTGAGCATAAAACTGTTGTTTCATGTTATCCACTACACTGAAGGTAGTAATAATctgaaaaaatatgaaagaaaaccaCCAATAAGTCCAACCAAATCATAGCACTACTCAATCACTTTGGTTCATGGACAAAGCATATAGCATGCAACAGATATTGGAGGGTCAAGCATATTTAAGTAGACAGTAAAGACTTatggcagcagcagcagcaacagcGATAGTCTTATCCCACAAGGTGAagtcaaaaatcaaattcaggACAGCAAGTACttgcaaaatccaaaaaaaaaattacctagaaataaagaaagaaaatttacaGAAGTGTGGTTTACATAAGAGTGTACAATACAATAGGACAACATTCTACACAGCCATCAAACTAAAAAACTAAACAGTCCAGGACAAAGGTACACTTTTATGGAGGAGAATCAATACAAAAACTGTTGGATGAACAAACCAGTGATTTCAAATTTATCTATGTTACATACATACCTTGGCTTCATAGGTCAAATATTCCTCCTCAAGATTTCTCCTTGGACTTAATACTTCTGACTCATCAGTATCTGCACTGGGTGTCATCTCTAACCTGTATCTTCCAGAAATTGCAGAAAATAGATAAACAATTAGCCACATATAAGTGGGCACATgcaaatgtatatttttaaaatttaagtctgATATTTTATGTACAAATGAATATTATACCAACCATTTGATTAACTGCTCATTTTTAGGGGGAAAGAATCTAAAATTTTGTGTGCATCTGTGTGTGTTGACATTGTGAAAATAGTATTCTTAAAGAAATTTCCAAAAACATATGCCCTTAAAAAGGCATTACCTCTGACTTAAATTCTTGAGGTTCACGACAAATGTTCTGATATGGTTAATGCAAGGCTCTAACTCTTTCTGCACACAAATAGCAGGTCATACAACCAATGGGGAAAAAATGGAGGGAAGCAAAAAGGTGGCTGTCATTATACATTCATTATTTGAATCAGCAAAGGGCAATAAGAACCTGGTAAGTAGTAAGAAGTTGAATGGCCAAGTTCACAAAGTAGTCCTCATGTCTCTCCAATTCATCACTTCAAAAATGTAAGGATTagttaaaatactaatttatgaaaaataaggaACAATGGCAAAATAAGTATAATTTCCAGATTTCTGGTTGAAGGATATTGTCAACTGAGTGTATGTGAAGTTGGAATTACACCTAATCTAATGCACACTCATAAACCTTAGttttgtgtatatatttatatacacaCGGAGTCTTACCACTCAAATTAGACTCTTCTACAAGCATCAAAACATTTATCATTACTTAAGTTCAGTAAGTTCAATTACATACTTGACCTGCTTGTCATTAATTTCTGCATTTGACCGCTGAAGAACCCAAGTATCTTCCAGAAAATTAATCCAGGTTTTGATAACATCTGCTTCAACCCTACATGAGCTGATTGATTTTGAAAGTTCATCTTCCTGTGAATCAAGGTCAAGTCAAAATTTCAGACAACAGGATGCTGAGAGTAACACTATTCAGGAACATTGATTTAACAATTCACAGCCATGAAAAATAGAACCTCAAACCTTTATTTTCAGGTGTTCAACTATCTGATTGTTTGCTTCCTCAAActggtctctctcttccctcaCATTCCATAGTCGTGCTTGAGCAGCACCCAAAGTAGTGCTAACCTACACCTCAGAAGCCAGgtttcaattatttataaatcaagTTAAAGGCTTCACGGATCCACCAACAATACCCCATAGATTATTAAAGTGAGGAGTCATTTTGACAAGAAAATAAGACAAACTACAATTTATGATATTAGCAGTTGACTTGAAGAACAAAATTTAACTTTCACATCTATAGAATCTTACATATGTTAAAACCTAACAGCACAATGTTTCCTCAACAAATATCGATGCATAATTCACAAGGATGTAAAAAAGAATACTAGATTGCAAGAGGTGGCACATCACATGGGAGTAGAAATGaagcaaataataaataaacctaCTTCCTCAAGGAAATGTCATTACTAACACCGCaacccaccccccccccccctcccaaaAATATATGGTGGATACCTTTTTCAATTCAGCTTCGAGATCTTCTTTTTTGCATTGCAGTTCAGATATCTCAGTAACCAGTTCCTGACAataagaggaagaaagaaaaatcaattaattgtGCCCCTACAACAGATGGAAGATTTGTCCAGCATGATCTTTGCTCCTATGCGCACAGAGAAATAAACATCTCACTACAGAACTTAATTAGCCAAACAACCCCCAAATAACAGTGAACCAATTGAAAGCGATGAGTATATATCTTGAACAGTGATCAAACCTTCTATATCATATATAGTTGTATTAAAAAGAACAAATATGAGAAATAAATCCTGAGTGATGAGTGTAAAACATATTCTAGAAAACCTTGTCTCGCCTAAACTAAAAACTATGAAGacagaacaaaaacatatatagaTGACAAAGGAAGCTACATATAACAACTTCTGCTAATAAGCATACATGATCTTATAAGGATCAATCATATTGTCCACACAGTATTTTTAATACATCAACAAACTAACATACATAGCAACAATGCCCTAGATAGGTACAAGAACAACCATGAAAttccatttgaaaaataatacattcCTCATATACTACAGACTAGTGATAATCGACAATCAATATAATGATGCCCTGCTGAACACATTACCTTCTCCTTTTCACTAGCCTCACCATCTTTAGTCACTCGAACCTTTAATGCTTCCTCTTTTTGTAGTCTGTCAAATTATAGAGAGAGGACACATGGTTAAGTGTTCAGTATCTGAAGCAAGGTATTGAATAGTGGAAAATAAACCCATTAATCAGGGTTGGTTTGTGACATCATCTTCATAAACTAAACAAAAGAACTAGAAGTGTAGGCAGAAGGTAGAATATTCATTAAATTGGCTACTTTGCTAGcactttagaataaaaaatttagttgtCATCTTCAGTATTGCCCACTGACAGTAACAAACATGATTGAACAGAACAAATAGTACCGACTAATCTTTGAATTTCTAGAATAGGACATTAATTTTGAACCAAAACAATGGAATCTCTTCACACCAGTTTTCGTAATTAAATAGTGTGGATAGCAACTAAACCTCCCCTCCCCGTCCCCAAATCACAGGTCAGTTTCACCCCTATGGCCTCAAAAGCAGGCAGCGCAATCCAAAAAACATGAGTTCATATACCCAAATATTTTCTAACAAAAAAGTtgcaaatattttataattttgttaagatTTGATAGTAGACCTGCTGCACCATTtcattgttttataatttagaatCAATTATCTCAACTTTGCCCacaatatatttcattatttcttCAATTACTTGCAGTTAGGTATTTAGTAGGATTTAAAATCTGTCCTTCAGGTTGtaggttttatttttgtaatgtcAGTTATTTGGATTTCAATGTGTTTTGTAGTTTCTAGTGACTGgttattaacttatttaaattCGTAGAATACTTAGACCCAAGTTTGACAGGTACTGTACAAGTAATGAAACcaagtatatataagtatatatatatatatatatatatatatatatatatatatatatatatatatatataaagagagagagagagaggacatATCATATGAGAGTGAGAGGATTAAATTTGGACTGTATGAAAAAACATGGACAGTCAAGATTTAATGTCTTATTACCACTTAAAAAGTCATGTGACTTTTTGACATTAAATCTCAACCCTCTATATTGTAAGGTTATAAAGCTCAGATTTAATTCTCTCATTTTCATATAAGATGTTTCCTCTAATGGtgatatgatgatgatgatgaacatCACTTAGAACAATACCCATAGCCACCAGATGTTGCGTCTCTCTGTTGGGTGTGATTCAAAGGTCTCCTCAATCTCAATTTAATCTATATACTTGGATGATCTAAATTGTTTTCTGATCTATTGCCCAACTAAATACTTGAAATTCCCTCCAAAACGACAAATCCTAAATCATCATCCTACAAATTTGCCCTTATTTCTAACAAATCCTAAGCTTACAGTTCAGAGAAATGTTCAAAGTTCTTATAGCCACCAAGAGACAGACTCACAGCTCACCCTGTTTCTAAGTGAAGACAGCATACAGATACTTTATACAACATACTATGAACAtgtaaaaagtatataaataatcCATTGTTAAATAACGTCTAATGGGTTACGCATgataccaccaccaccacaattTCTAAAAAGAGGGGCATACTTCTGGGATATTTGGgccacttttaaaataaaactgatTTATTCATCAGAAACCAAAAAGAAATGTactattttaaagcaaaaaaaaatgcttcaacAAAAAATGTTTCTCTGGCGACTATAGAAATATTAATtcagataagaaaaaaatcaaaagaaaagtaTAATAGAAAAGTTCATAATTTGGCAGTCTACCTGTTATCTAAAATACGCTTTTCAGCTTTTGTAGCAGAGTTGGCAAGAGACTCCGTTAATACCTTCAGCTTATCAACCTACTTAAAAACACAAAAGTATTGCTATGgataagaaataatataaagatatgacccagaaagaagaaaaaaaggagaaaacaaTAGACAACTACGTTCAATCAGAACAGTCCAATAAGACTGACAATATTGCCAAAACAGAATGTTCTACAAATCTCATTCCCGCTCAAAAAATAGTTGAATCAAAATAGGGAATCTGGTAGTTTTATTGTTTCACAATTTGCATACAACTcgataacaaaatataaagggacaattaaaataaaaaatgataatgtaGAGATTAATTTTGCCTTTTGGCGATGTCAAGTTAAtggaaagaataaaataaatgatagaattaaaaaataaccataATATTTTGTTGATATGATAAACAACAAGAGAAGGGTAACCAAAAATTAGAAATACTACAAAAtctttctaattttcttttcagtttTTCTCCATATTTTGAgtgattcaattttattttagtcaacTTGAGGTAAACCATTATTACTTTAATTGCTCCATGAAATTAGTTTTCATACAAGGAAATATAATTAGTACTATAGGAGTATACTTACTCGGTTtacttgttcttttctttttttagccTAACTACTGTtagtagttagttagttagcttAGTAGTTAGGACAGCTGTATGAAAGCTGTCACTAACTAACTCAGATTAGTTGGCAGTTACATAAATGTAACTGCTATATAAACTTAAGTGTAATCAGTTTCTGTTTGGGTTGAATAATATCAGCATTTTCACCTCAGATTACCTTTCTATATTCTCTCACAGATTCGTTTATGGTATCCAAGCCTATCCTGGATCCATTAATACAGGCCACCCACCATGTCTCCACGCACCAAGCCCATAGTGTTGGGCGTGAGGAGGTGTATTGGGAAAAATCCAAAGattttagaatatataaatgAGAGGCAACCTTCACCCTATAAGGTAGCTTTTGGGATTGAGTTAGGCCCaaaactcacattctaagaaGTACCTCTTGTAAAACCCATAAAGGAAATAattgtaccttttgagcatgAATTTCGGGAGAGTCTCCattgcttaaattttttttcttcagcaATAAGGCTTCCAGTCTGGAACAGATTCTAATCTGAGCAAGGGCAATTTTCAGAGCCTGCAAAATGACTGGTTGGTTATAATCCATCTTTAACACAGAAAGGTCTATATAAATACAgtaaataattacatataaatttgtattaaattaatcaatctcTGAAGTGCTTGATTCTCTTCTAAACATTGGTCTCACAGTTCAAAACACTTAGGTTTGTGGAATTTAATTCAGGAAGGAGCTCTGGAGTCTAAACTCTTATGATGGTTGATAAGTAAAGCTAAAAAAGTTCAAGTGAAAAGGTATAAAAGCATCACAGATTCAATTAATAATCAATCACTATAAAGCTTCAAAATcgaaaacagaaaatattttaaaggataaaaagTGGCATTTGATTAATGTTATGTTTTTGTTGAGGGGTGAGGAGTGATGGAGAAATTTGTTAAAATCACCCATGGAATTTAAGAGCTCAGGAATTCAATTTACAGTCTAGTAACACCACTTCTCCAAATAACGGTAGAAAATAAgatcatatatattattagtcacATGGCAAAAATTCATTACTGACACAACAAAAGGATTCAGAGAGGAAGTTATGCCAAACAAACCTCTAGCGTTGCTATTGTTTCCTCAGCCGCTTTATAATCAACTTTGCTTACAGGCCCCTGTGAAGTTGTTATCTCAGTGAGCTGTTTCTTCAGATTAGAGGCTTCAGCATCTATTCTGCAGTCAGAAAGCAAAACAATATGTGAAGTGAGGTAGCAGCTCAGTTTTCTCACTTTATATTATAGCAGCAAACATAGATCTTCTGATAAATGAAacatttcaaaagttttttaataaCTCAtgcaaagtaaaaatattttaacttgaCCCAAAAGCAACGACGAATCCTGCTGCCTAATATTAGACAATAGACATTCAATAAGATTATTtcatatattatcaattaaagcaACTTTAAAATGGTCTGGGCTTTACAAATAGCATGGAATGATTGACTTATCAGTATACAGATAGATATAATCAACTACTTATATGTGAGACCATCCAAGAGTAGATCAAGAAAGCAAAAGCCTAAacctgagaaaaaaaattattggatgTGGTTTATCTTCTATAAAGATCACACTCTATTTATAAAGTGGCCTTgccattttatttcatttttatttgttattagttaaAGGCATGTATTagtaaattttttagaattgtagtCCCTGATTATAGTTGAGCTTATATTACCAGATGCCTGGAATCATACTCAATGTAGAACAGCATTGTCCTTATTAGAAAAATCGCCGTACAAATCATTACTTAAATTGGATTATaacttcaaaaaaatcaaatagtaACCACAGAGAGAAAGGCATAAATGAATCACACGATGTCATTCAGCTTGGTTAAAGATAAAATCTCCAGAGATTGATAAACACAACTAATAGATTCTGGAATTTAAACTTCAGATCTAGCCTCAAAACTCAAGTGTCTAGCAGAGATGGTACAAAGAAAGTGGCAATGGAAACTCATTGCTTCACACCGACCTTGAAGCATCAGAATTGATTTTCAACCCAGTGATGGCACCTTGCGCAAACTGAAGTAATTCCTCTTGCTTCACCTAAAGAACAACTTAAACATCAAACAATTTCACTGAATGCATCAAAGAAGGTAAACATTGAAACAATTTGAACAAGGTAAACATAAAACAATCTCACTGAATGCATTAAAGAACAAGAGAGGCCACCACTGATAGGTATTAAGAGAAAACATGGGAGTTTAAACCCACAAATTCGCCTTGCATGTCTCACAACTCTATCTACTAAGTTTTGAGTTGTCTAAAGGGGGgtacatttcattttaattactttcaaTGAGCACTTTAAGGTCACCTTTTAAATTGAGATATTAGGTGTTGATTGGTATTCTCTCTAGTCTCTACACaaaattatgatatataaaaaatccaTAAATGAAGTTATAAAATTCTGATTTTTATCCCATTCTCTCC encodes the following:
- the LOC114370899 gene encoding probable membrane-associated kinase regulator 4, translating into MATTLFACDPAEDDYIDMEVNSYSNFFCHSQSHPQPREFEFQMSSILQEKDTTTLPADELFYKGKLLPLHLPPRLQMVEKLLQNSPSPYDKENDIFEEFYSTPLATTYTTPTAGTPFESCNISPSDSCQVSRELNPEEYYNFDCPTDTSGFAAENQKKSWTKKLKQSSLGSKLKASRAYLKSWFGKSGCSYETYATSTKVADEGSVSKARENLNKHVQVAKKHSYGQIHRDRYHQPSNSVMRSYKDKTGEDGSNQHRRSFSVGIKLLSGNKSSSSTSSVSGSTSFSFSFSNKSYGCQARQLLKRCSSANSEIENSIQGAIAHCKKSQQMFSSKKTASEVGIYSMSASRTSVCEDHERVELWRG
- the LOC114371225 gene encoding uncharacterized protein LOC114371225 isoform X2; the encoded protein is MSSWLRSAVNKAVEVGNKNNLTRTVKNYADTVVQHAGQAVAEGAKILQDRISARNYRSVAQTIKRLEEAAVSYRGPERVQLLRRWVVVLQEIQKLSEASLAEGKERTLEQHLAVEEAKENPRKPSLVLYYDSDVGGEPLNFRDVFLQSQALEGITLSMIIHAPNEEEVSLLLEMFGLCLTGGKEVHNAIVSSLQDLATAFSSYEDEVLVKQEELLQFAQGAITGLKINSDASRIDAEASNLKKQLTEITTSQGPVSKVDYKAAEETIATLEALKIALAQIRICSRLEALLLKKKNLSNGDSPEIHAQKVDKLKVLTESLANSATKAEKRILDNRLQKEEALKVRVTKDGEASEKEKELVTEISELQCKKEDLEAELKKVSTTLGAAQARLWNVREERDQFEEANNQIVEHLKIKEDELSKSISSCRVEADVIKTWINFLEDTWVLQRSNAEINDKQVNDELERHEDYFVNLAIQLLTTYQKELEPCINHIRTFVVNLKNLSQRLEMTPSADTDESEVLSPRRNLEEEYLTYEAKIITTFSVVDNMKQQFYAQHGKISRKDEERVIELFDAIEKLRTQFESIERPILEIEIPAKAETPPLEKKSDATPSVSVPAQGAAAQGIELSKPETDEQPKSPSVKTDQILDHEAELAKLESEFGKVSKDYSAEEIGDWEFDELERELSK
- the LOC114371225 gene encoding uncharacterized protein LOC114371225 isoform X1 — encoded protein: MSSWLRSAVNKAVEVGNKNNLTRTVKNYADTVVQHAGQAVAEGAKILQDRISARNYRSVAQTIKRLEEAAVSYRGPERVQLLRRWVVVLQEIQKLSEASLAEGKERTLEQHLAVEEAKENPRKPSLVLYYDSDVGGEPLNFRDVFLQSQALEGITLSMIIHAPNEEEVSLLLEMFGLCLTGGKEVHNAIVSSLQDLATAFSSYEDEVLVKQEELLQFAQGAITGLKINSDASRIDAEASNLKKQLTEITTSQGPVSKVDYKAAEETIATLEALKIALAQIRICSRLEALLLKKKNLSNGDSPEIHAQKVDKLKVLTESLANSATKAEKRILDNRLQKEEALKVRVTKDGEASEKEKELVTEISELQCKKEDLEAELKKVSTTLGAAQARLWNVREERDQFEEANNQIVEHLKIKEDELSKSISSCRVEADVIKTWINFLEDTWVLQRSNAEINDKQVNDELERHEDYFVNLAIQLLTTYQKELEPCINHIRTFVVNLKNLSQRYRLEMTPSADTDESEVLSPRRNLEEEYLTYEAKIITTFSVVDNMKQQFYAQHGKISRKDEERVIELFDAIEKLRTQFESIERPILEIEIPAKAETPPLEKKSDATPSVSVPAQGAAAQGIELSKPETDEQPKSPSVKTDQILDHEAELAKLESEFGKVSKDYSAEEIGDWEFDELERELSK